The Falco rusticolus isolate bFalRus1 chromosome 5, bFalRus1.pri, whole genome shotgun sequence genome has a segment encoding these proteins:
- the MIOX gene encoding inositol oxygenase — translation MRSLQAGADRPEGTEPGKAKSEYRNYTEGKLLDRVYNTYLLMHTHQTVDFVRKKNAEYRNCSLRKMSIMEALELLDQLVDESDPDVDFPNSYHAYQTAEGIRRAHPDKDWFHLVGLLHDLGKVLALFGEPQWAVVGDTFPVGCKVQKSVVFSDSTFHDNPDTRHPLYSTEYGMYQPCCGLENILMSWGHDEYMYRVMKFNNFTLPKEAFYMVRFHSFYPWHTHGDYQHLCTEEDLRMLPWVRELNKFDLYTKQEELPDVQQLQGYYQSLIDKYCPGQLCW, via the exons ATGAGGAGCCTCCAGGCG GGAGCCGACCGCCCCGAGGGGACCGAGCCTGGCAAGGCCAAGTCCGAGTACCGGAACTACACG gaggggaagctgCTGGACCGTGTGTACAACACCTACCTGTTGATGCACACCCACCAGACTGTCGACTTTGTCCGGAAGAAG AACGCCGAGTACAGGAACTGCTCCCTGCGCAAGATGAGCATCATGGAggcactggagctgctggaCCAGCTGGTGGACGAGTCGGATCCGGACGTGGACTTCCCCAACTCCTACCATGCCTACCAAACTGCCGAGGGCATCCGCCGGGCCCACCCCGACAAAG ACTGGTTCCACCTCGTGGGGTTGCTGCATGACCTGGGGAAGGTCCTGGCACTCTTTGGGGAGCCCCAG TGGGCTGTGGTAGGGGACACCTTCCCGGTGGGCTGCAAGGTGCAGAAGTCTGTGGTGTTCAGTGACTCCACCTTCCATGATAACCCCGACACAAGGCACCCCCTTTACAG cacagagTATGGGATGTACCAGCCTTGCTGCGGCCTGGAGAACATCCTCATGTCCTGGGGACACGATG aGTACATGTACAGAgtcatgaagttcaacaacTTCACACTGCCCAAGGAG GCCTTCTACATGGTCCGCTTCCACTCCTTCTACCCCTGGCATACGCACGGGGACTACCAGCACCTCTGCACCGAGGAGGACCTCCGCATGCTACCCTGGGTCAGGGAGCTCAA CAAGTTCGACCTCTACACcaagcaggaggagctgcctgACGTGCAGCAACTCCAGGGCTACTACCAGTCCCTGATCGACAAGTactgccctgggcagctctgctggtga
- the LMF2 gene encoding lipase maturation factor 2 isoform X1 codes for MGDPPLRPRSLFLAGLAAAYLAAFASLYVQIPGLYGRDGILPARKVLRLNGKGLWEQLRDFPTLLWLSPHLGLDTELGMELLCLLGVLASFGALLFEPLRDSLLFALLRMLYLSLYQVGQVFLYFQWDSLLLEAGFLGVLVAPLHLLKWRSTAWRAHDGITFWLVRWLLFRLMFASGVVKLSSRCPTWWGLTALIYHYETQCIPTPSAWFAHQLPVWFQKFSVVATYVIEIVIPLLFFAPIRRLRLFAFYSQVLLQVLIILTGNYNFFNMLTIVLAFSLLDEEHVGHWLGRSKRRHTSTWPPSLQSLFSALLELSIYGFLLYWSVQYFGLEINWEKKLLDSKVAFTYHEFMTWLRAVTLPLVGLAFLSLSWEILSAMYRCACVRGCFWKLWATLQWAIFATATMGMFAISLVPFTYIDYESSGKLWPGIYQMFNAVERFQVVNSYGLFRRMTGVGGRPEVVLEGSYDKQMWTEIEFMYKPGNVSRAPPVVAPHQPRLDWQMWFAALGPHSSSPWFTSFVYRLLQGKKDVIRLVQVDESQYPFSAQPPVYIRAQLYKYWFTSSAEGSEDPARWWRRQHVQEFFPTVSLGDPTLESLLRQHGLKDKTPLKRSVDAFLPWLLQSLRQLSRPFSGPIVLWSLYLVVATVCLLRALGHRPRGGTAPARHKGPRRGEPADRGGGEKNGQVRRKEAKEMEEKGEGRARGLGDGHGDGSRGTKKKK; via the exons aTGGGGGACCCGCCGCTGCGGCCACGGTCGCTGTTCCTGGCCGGGCTGGCTGCCGCCTACCTCGCCGCCTTCGCCTCGCTCTACGTCCAGATCCCCG GGCTGTATGGGAGAGACGGCATCCTGCCGGCCCGCAAAGTGCTGCGCCTCAACgggaaggggctgtgggagcaACTGCGGGATTTTCCCACCCTGTTGTGGCTCAGTCCCCACCTGGGTTTGGATACAgagctggggatggagctgctctgcctccttGGTGTGCTCGCCTCCTTTGGCGCCTTGCTGTTCGAGCCCCTGCGGGACAGCCTGCTCTTCGCCCTGCTCAGGATGCTCTATCTCTCGCTCTACCAG GTGGGGCAGGTCTTCCTCTACTTCCAGTG GGATAGTCTTCTGCTGGAAGCGGGAttcctgggggtgctggtggcccCCCTGCACCTGCTGAAGTGGCGGTCCACGGCGTGGCGTGCCCATGATGGCATCACCTTCTGGCTGGTGCGCTGGCTCCTCTTCCGGCTGATGTTTGCCTCTGGTGTGGTGAAGCTGAGCAGCCGCTGCCCCACTTGGTGGGGACTCACAG CTCTCATCTACCACTACGAGACCCAGTGCATCCCCACACCAAGCGCCTGGTTTGCCCACCAGCTGCCCGTCTGGTTCCAGAAGTTCAGCGTGGTGGCCACCTATGTCATCGAAATAGTTATCCCACTCCTCTTCTTTGCACCCATCCGCCGCCTCCGGCTCTTTGCATTCTACAGCCAG GTCCTACTGCAGGTCCTCATCATCCTCACGGGTAACTACAACTTCTTCAACATGCTCACCATTGTCCTGGCCTTCTCCCTGCTGGATGAGGAACACGTGGGACACTGGCTGGGGCGCAGCAAGCGGAGGCACACCAGCA cctggccccccagcctgcagtcCCTCTTCTCTGCCTTGCTGGAGCTAAGCATCTATGGCTTCCTGCTTTACTGGAGTGTCCAGTACTTTGGCCTGGAGATCAACTGGGAGAAGAAGCTGCTGGACTCCAAAGTGG cCTTCACCTATCATGAGTTCATGACATGGCTGCGGGCGGTGACCCTACCACTGGTGGGGCTGGCCTTCCTCTCACTCTCCTGGGAGATTCTCTCTGCCATGTACAG GTGTGCCTGTGTGCGCGGCTGCTTCTGGAAGCTCTGGGCCACGCTGCAGTGGGCCATCTTCGCCACCGCGACCATGGGGATGTTTGCCATCAGCTTG GTGCCCTTCACCTACATTGACTATGAGTCCAGTGGCAAGCTGTGGCCCGGCATCTACCAGATGTTCAACGCAGTGGAACGCTTCCAGGTGGTGAACTCCTATGGGCTCTTCCGCAGGATGACTGGTGTTGGTGGGCGGCCCGAGGTGGTGCTGGAGGGCAGCTACGACAAGCAGATGTGGACG GAGATCGAGTTCATGTACAAGCCTGGGAACGTCAGCAGGGCCCCCCCTGTGGTTGCCCCACACCAGCCCCGCCTTGACTGGCAGATGTGGTTTGCAGCACTGGgcccccacagcagcagcccctggttCACCAGCTTCGTCTACCGCCTGCTGCAGGGCAAGAAGGACG TGATCCGCCTGGTGCAGGTTGATGAATCCCAGTATCCCTTCAGTGCCCAGCCGCCCGTCTACATCCGCGCCCAGCTCTACAAGTACTGGTtcaccagcagtgctgagggCAG CGAGGACCCCGCACGATGGTGGCGGCGACAGCATGTCCAGGAATTCTTCCCCACTGTCTCCCTGGGTGATCCCACACTGGAGAGCCTGCTCCGCCAGCATGGGCTGAAG GACAAGACGCCGCTGAAGCGCTCGGTGGATGCcttcctgccctggctgctgcagtcccTCCGCCAGCTCAGCCGCCCTTTCTCCGGCCCCATCGTCCTTTGGTCCCTGTACCTCGTGGTGGCTACCGTCTGTCTCCTGCGAGCCCTGGGCCACCGGCCccgggggggcacagcccctgcccgccACAAAGGCCCCAGACGGGGGGAGCCTGCGGACCGAGGGGGTGGTGAGAAGAACGGGCAGGTGCGGAGGAAGGAGGCAAAAGAGATGGAGGAGAAAGGTgagggccgggcccggggcttGGGCGATGGCCATGGTGATGGCTCCCGTGGCACCAAGAAGAAGAAGTAG
- the LMF2 gene encoding lipase maturation factor 2 isoform X2, whose amino-acid sequence MAASCGGARVGQVFLYFQWDSLLLEAGFLGVLVAPLHLLKWRSTAWRAHDGITFWLVRWLLFRLMFASGVVKLSSRCPTWWGLTALIYHYETQCIPTPSAWFAHQLPVWFQKFSVVATYVIEIVIPLLFFAPIRRLRLFAFYSQVLLQVLIILTGNYNFFNMLTIVLAFSLLDEEHVGHWLGRSKRRHTSTWPPSLQSLFSALLELSIYGFLLYWSVQYFGLEINWEKKLLDSKVAFTYHEFMTWLRAVTLPLVGLAFLSLSWEILSAMYRCACVRGCFWKLWATLQWAIFATATMGMFAISLVPFTYIDYESSGKLWPGIYQMFNAVERFQVVNSYGLFRRMTGVGGRPEVVLEGSYDKQMWTEIEFMYKPGNVSRAPPVVAPHQPRLDWQMWFAALGPHSSSPWFTSFVYRLLQGKKDVIRLVQVDESQYPFSAQPPVYIRAQLYKYWFTSSAEGSEDPARWWRRQHVQEFFPTVSLGDPTLESLLRQHGLKDKTPLKRSVDAFLPWLLQSLRQLSRPFSGPIVLWSLYLVVATVCLLRALGHRPRGGTAPARHKGPRRGEPADRGGGEKNGQVRRKEAKEMEEKGEGRARGLGDGHGDGSRGTKKKK is encoded by the exons atggcagCTTCATGTGGAGGAGCTCGG GTGGGGCAGGTCTTCCTCTACTTCCAGTG GGATAGTCTTCTGCTGGAAGCGGGAttcctgggggtgctggtggcccCCCTGCACCTGCTGAAGTGGCGGTCCACGGCGTGGCGTGCCCATGATGGCATCACCTTCTGGCTGGTGCGCTGGCTCCTCTTCCGGCTGATGTTTGCCTCTGGTGTGGTGAAGCTGAGCAGCCGCTGCCCCACTTGGTGGGGACTCACAG CTCTCATCTACCACTACGAGACCCAGTGCATCCCCACACCAAGCGCCTGGTTTGCCCACCAGCTGCCCGTCTGGTTCCAGAAGTTCAGCGTGGTGGCCACCTATGTCATCGAAATAGTTATCCCACTCCTCTTCTTTGCACCCATCCGCCGCCTCCGGCTCTTTGCATTCTACAGCCAG GTCCTACTGCAGGTCCTCATCATCCTCACGGGTAACTACAACTTCTTCAACATGCTCACCATTGTCCTGGCCTTCTCCCTGCTGGATGAGGAACACGTGGGACACTGGCTGGGGCGCAGCAAGCGGAGGCACACCAGCA cctggccccccagcctgcagtcCCTCTTCTCTGCCTTGCTGGAGCTAAGCATCTATGGCTTCCTGCTTTACTGGAGTGTCCAGTACTTTGGCCTGGAGATCAACTGGGAGAAGAAGCTGCTGGACTCCAAAGTGG cCTTCACCTATCATGAGTTCATGACATGGCTGCGGGCGGTGACCCTACCACTGGTGGGGCTGGCCTTCCTCTCACTCTCCTGGGAGATTCTCTCTGCCATGTACAG GTGTGCCTGTGTGCGCGGCTGCTTCTGGAAGCTCTGGGCCACGCTGCAGTGGGCCATCTTCGCCACCGCGACCATGGGGATGTTTGCCATCAGCTTG GTGCCCTTCACCTACATTGACTATGAGTCCAGTGGCAAGCTGTGGCCCGGCATCTACCAGATGTTCAACGCAGTGGAACGCTTCCAGGTGGTGAACTCCTATGGGCTCTTCCGCAGGATGACTGGTGTTGGTGGGCGGCCCGAGGTGGTGCTGGAGGGCAGCTACGACAAGCAGATGTGGACG GAGATCGAGTTCATGTACAAGCCTGGGAACGTCAGCAGGGCCCCCCCTGTGGTTGCCCCACACCAGCCCCGCCTTGACTGGCAGATGTGGTTTGCAGCACTGGgcccccacagcagcagcccctggttCACCAGCTTCGTCTACCGCCTGCTGCAGGGCAAGAAGGACG TGATCCGCCTGGTGCAGGTTGATGAATCCCAGTATCCCTTCAGTGCCCAGCCGCCCGTCTACATCCGCGCCCAGCTCTACAAGTACTGGTtcaccagcagtgctgagggCAG CGAGGACCCCGCACGATGGTGGCGGCGACAGCATGTCCAGGAATTCTTCCCCACTGTCTCCCTGGGTGATCCCACACTGGAGAGCCTGCTCCGCCAGCATGGGCTGAAG GACAAGACGCCGCTGAAGCGCTCGGTGGATGCcttcctgccctggctgctgcagtcccTCCGCCAGCTCAGCCGCCCTTTCTCCGGCCCCATCGTCCTTTGGTCCCTGTACCTCGTGGTGGCTACCGTCTGTCTCCTGCGAGCCCTGGGCCACCGGCCccgggggggcacagcccctgcccgccACAAAGGCCCCAGACGGGGGGAGCCTGCGGACCGAGGGGGTGGTGAGAAGAACGGGCAGGTGCGGAGGAAGGAGGCAAAAGAGATGGAGGAGAAAGGTgagggccgggcccggggcttGGGCGATGGCCATGGTGATGGCTCCCGTGGCACCAAGAAGAAGAAGTAG